The following DNA comes from Sphingorhabdus sp. M41.
TTTCTGTTCCGGTTGCTCGACCGGAAAACTGCCATCTTCCCGAAGGTGCTCGCCCGCGATTGACCATAGACATGGCGCGCCCTGAACAGCTTCTGGAATCCATCAATGTGTCGCTGGGGGAAAGCGCGCCTTCCCGAACCGATCTACGGCCGCGAAATCATGCCGCCGTCCAGCACGAGCGTCTGGCCAATCATCCAGGACGATGCCCGCGAGCACAGGTAAAGCGCGGTGCCGGCAATATCTTCCGGTGCCCCCATCCGGCCACGCGGTATCTGCGAAATCGCCATTTTGGTCATGCCGTCATTCTCGACAATCTGCTTGGTCATGTTGCTCGGGAAAAAGCCGGGGGCGATCGCGTTGACGTTGATATTATAAGGCGCGAGATCGGTGGCCAGATGTTCGGTCAGCTTGATCACGCCGGATTTGCTGGCGGTATAGGCATAGGTCGGCATGCCCGAATTGCGGATGCCGTTGATCGACGCGATATTGATGACCCGCGCCGGATCGTCCGCGGTACCTGAAGCTTTCAGCAACGGCAGGAATTTCTGGGTGGCGAAGAAGATCGACTTGATGTTGATGTCCATCACCTTGTCCCAGCCCTTTTCCGGGAAATCCTCGATCGAGGCGCTCCAGTTCGCACCGGCATTGTTGATCAATATGTCGATCTTCTCTTCGCGCTCGCTGATCGCCGCGACCAGCGCGTCAATGCCCTCGACATGGGACAGGTCGGCGGGGATGGCGATGCACTCGCCGAGTTCGGACAGTTCGGCGGCTTTCGCCATCAGTCGCTCTTCCTTGCGGGCGGTAATGTAGACCTTCGCACCATTTTCGATCAGGCCGCGCGCCATCATCGCGCCGATGCCACTGGAGCCGCCGGTCACCACGGCAATTTTACCCCGGACATCAAATAAGCTTTTCATCGACACGCTGCTTCTCCCGTTTGCATATTATCGGGCCCTCCTTTCACATCGGCTCGGCAAAGTCCACGCGCGATCGGATCAGTGGCGCCGACCATATCTTCCGGCACAAAATGGGATGTCCGTTCCTGCGTTCACGACAGACCGCAACAATCGCAAAAAAAGGGCCCCGGAAACGGTCCGGAGCCCCTTCATTCAAAATCAGATTCTTCGGCTTAGCCGACCACGATCATCACCAGTGATGTCGCGATCAGGGCCGGCGTCTCGATACCGTCAATCTCGACAACAACATTGTACGTCAGCAACCAGCGACCCGGCTGCTTTTCGACCGCATCAACCAATGTATGGCGTCCGCGAACCTTTGATCCGGCGCGTACCGGGTTGAGGAAGCGGACCTTGTCGAAGCCATAGTTGATACCCATCACCGTGCCTTCGAGGCCCAGGGTCGTGCCGGCCGACAGTTTCGGCAGCAAGGAGAGCGTCAGCAGACCATGAGCGATGGTACCGCCAAAGGGTGTGGCCTTGGCTTTTTCCTCATCAATGTGGATGAACTGATGATCCTCGGTGCAGTCGGCAAATGTGTTGATCCGGTCCTGACCGACTTCAACCCAGTCGGACACGCCGACTTCCTTGCCCTTCCAGGATTCCAGTTCGCTTGGTTTGATAGTTGGCATATTATTTCTCCTGTTCGCGGGTCTTTTAGCCCTTCATGACTTCCTGCATCCGGCGGAAGAATTTGCCGCCCTGACCGCCGCCATTGGCATATTCCTGCATCCCGGTTTCGTCGAGAATCTGGTCGATATTTTCGGCGATTCCTTCAGCGTTGCGCTGGTCTTCAGGCAACCAGATGCCTTCGGTTTCAAAAATTTTCGCCGCAGCAAAACCGCCGGCACCCGCTGTCAAGATGGTCTTCGACGGCGCGCCATCGCTGCACAGATAGACCACCGCCGGTGTCACGGCTTCCGGAACCAGCAATTTCAGCGCTTCTTCCGGCATGATGTCTTCGGTCATGCGGGTCGCGGCGACGGGCGAAATACAGTTGGTGTGAATGCCCTTGCCCGCGCCTTCCTGGTGCAGGCTGTTCATCATGCCGACCAGCGCCAGCTTGGCAGCGCCGTAATTGACCTGACCGAAATTGCCGTAGAGGCCGGTGGAAGAGGTCGTCATCACGATCCGGCCATATTGGCGTTCGCGCATATGGTCCCAGACCGCCTTGGTGCAGTTGGCGCTGCCGGTGAGATGGACATCCATGACAAACTGGAAATCTTCCATGGTCATCTTGTGGAAGCTCTTGTCGCGCAGCACGCCCGCGTTGTTCACAAGAATGTCGACATGGCCCCATTTGGCAATCGCGTCGGCGACCATTTTTTCGACCGCTGGCATGTCGGTGACGCTGCAGCCCGCTGCCATGGCTTCGCCGCCCTCGGCTTCGATTTCGGCAACCACTTGCTCGGCAACCGTAGCCGACCCGCCGGTGCCATCGCGTGCACCGCCAAAATCATTGACGACAACCTTCACGCCGCGCCGCGCCAGTTCCTTGGCATGTTCGCGGCCAAGACCAGCACCGGCCCCGGTGACGATGGCAACGCGGTCATTAAATTCTACTTTGCTCATGGAGAGTCCTTCTTTAATTGAACGATTAACGGAAGCGAATGCGCAATCAGGACCGGCGAGTCAAGCGGCAAGGCGGCTATTTTGAGGTCGATTTCATCCGGGCCCTGCCGGCCGTAGCGGCAGAGGATGCAACCCGCTTTTTCGGTTTTTTCGGTTGCTTGCTCTTCTTGGCCTTGGCCTTTTTCGCAGCCGAGGCTTTTTCCTTGGACGCCGCCCCCATCAGGTCGGCAAAGCTCCGGGAAATGCAGGTTGCGTAAAATTCCGGATCGGGCATGATATTGCGATCCGCCAGGAAGGTCAGGATGACGTTGCCGTTATAGCTGGTCACAACATGGAACAGCCCCTGCCCTTCGGCCAATATTCCCATACCAAAGCTTTTGACCAGCTTGGCCCCGGCAAAATACATGGGAACCATCGGTCCCGGAACATTGGTGACAACCGTATTCACCGCCGGATTGAGCCGTTCGACCAGACCGGCGCGAACCATCATCTTGGTGCCCGCCGCGGTCAGACCGGCCGGCATCGCGCCGGACAATTCCATCAGCGTCTTCGCACCCAGTGCCTGAGTCATGGCCTTGGACCGCCGGGTTTCCTCCATGATGAATTTCAGCCGCTCGCCCGCATCTGCGAGATGGGTACCAACGCCGACCTGCATCATCGTCACCTGATTGCCGGCGGCGTCCTTGTCATCATCGGTCCGGACGGACACCGGCGCGCCGATTTTCAGCGTCTTGTCCGGAAGATCATCCTTGGCTTTCAGATATCCGCGCATCGATCCGCTGACCACCGCGATCATCACGTCGTTGACCGTCGCGCCGGGAAAGGCTTCGCGGATCGTCTTGATGTCGGACAGGGAAAATTCACGCCCGTCAAAGACCCGGTGCGGACTCAGCTTCTTGTTGAAGCGCGTCTTGGGGATGCCTCCCTTTGCGTCATCACGCTGCCGATATTCGCGCTGCACGTCGAACAATCGCTTTGGCATCGGAATCAGCTTTTGCAGATTCTGCAAACCCCGCACCGGATTGGCGATATTGTTGAATTGCGCCTTGGCGAGCAAGGCAATCGGATTGGGATCCTTTTCCGGTTCGAACTGCATGTCGAACGTCCGCGGCTTCATCTCGGCGTCGAGATCGTGCAAGGCCAGAGTCATTTGCAGCCCGGACTGGCCGTCGATCGCGGCATGGTGCATCTTGTGCAGGACCGCAAAGCTGCCCTTGGGTACGCCCTCGACATTGTCCAGCCCTTCGATCACCGTATATTCCCAGAGCGGCTTGTTCATATCCATCGGCCGGGCGTAGATGCGCGCTGCCTGGATACACAATTGCCGCCAGTCACCGGGCTTGGGCAGGGCAATATGGCGGACGTGAAACTCGAGATCGAAATTGGCGTCGTCGACCCAATAGGGATGATCGAGATCAAGCGGCACCCGCACCAGCTTCTGCCGGAAAATCCGCGCCCCATCGAGGCGGCCTTCGATATAACGCAATATATCCTTGAACCCGACCTTGCCACCGGGCGCAGTGGACGGATCATAAATCAGCAATTGCCCGATATGCATCGGCGTGTTCGCGGTTTCGGTATAGGCAAACATCGCATCCAGTGCGCTTAGCTGTTTCATCGCAATTCCCTCAAGAGGTCCTGTTGGCTCTCAACATAATTGAAATTTGCCCAATAAGCGAATCAGTTAAGCATCGCGCACGCAGGGCAGCAACCGGCGGTTCCGGGATTGCCCCACGCCGGTCCGGTTTTATCAACAATATCCCAATAATATGGCTTAGACCTGCTGGCGCTTGCTATTGCAGCCTAAGCGCACAGGCCCTGCGCAGCACTTGAATCACCGCGCCATTTGCGATCAAAAACCGCGCCAGTGCTTGACCAGATATTGCGGTGGCATGGCGCGGCCCCAGTAAAATCCCTGTCCCTGATCGGCGCCAAGCAGACGTGCTTTTTCCAGATGCAAGGACGTCTCGATCCCCTCGACCACAGTCTTGGCACCCCGCATATGACAAAAATCAATGATCGAACCCAGCACCGTGATCGGCACGCGATCATTGCAAAAGGCCCAGAATATTTCCTTGTCCAATTTCAGTTCGGCAAAGGGAATTTCTGCGATCCGGTCGAGATTGCTGTGGCCGGTGCCATAATCATCGATCGACACGGTAAGGCCATAGCGGCCGAGCATCTGGCAAATTTCTGCTACGACCTTGATGTTGGCGACCCGGTTCTCCTCGGTAATCTCCATGATAACCAAGCCGCGCAAATTCCGGGACTTTTGCAACCGGGCAAAAAGCGCATCGACAAATTCACTTTGCGTTAGCAATATCGCGCTGCAATTGAAGGATACAGGCACGGTTTTGCGCGCTGCTCAAGGTCGTCCTGTAAAAAACGCGTAAACGCGCTTTCTTCGTCAATGACGAGGACCCGTTTTTTTGGCATGACGAGGGCTTTCGATTAATGAAGATCCGAACGCGTATCTTCAGGCAATTGCAACCCTGTCCGCTCGAGCTTTTCCTGCCTTGCCCGATCCTCAGTACGATATTTGGATAAATAGCTTATTCGCAACCCGGCCAGTCCAGACTTATCAATGGATTCTTGCCATGATAGAAATTCTTCAAACAAGAGATCATAGCGGTCGCATGCTTCCTCAAGGCTCAGCAAACCCCCATTTACAGCGGCGACGACTTCGGCTTTGCGCCTGATCACCCATCTGGTAGTGGTATTTTTCGGCAAGTCCTTGAGGCTCAGCGCCTCACCGAAAGGTCCGATAACTTTCTCCGGTTTTCTTTGCCGACCAATTTCCATATAATCTCCTACACATAGCGGCTTTACCGCTGATGCAACGTGCATAAGGAGCAACCGGAAAGTTGCTCCCCGTTACAATCATTTACATATGAGGCTCGAAATATTAACATTGGCTTTGAATATATGGTTAATATGCTAGAAATACTTGCACTATAAATAGACTATTACTATAAATTAATCACTTTCTTCTTCTATATTGTATTTGGAATTTATTTTTAAACAATACATGAAATATCGTTTTCATTACTTGTTTAAAAATCAGAGCGGATTCATCCAAAAAATAACCCCGGTGTAAGGGACACCGAGGTTTTCGAAAGGCTGGTTCGGCCAAAGTGCGGCCGCTTATTGGGGGTTTGCGGCTCTTGGAATCGTGCTTTAGTTGCTGATCACCATCGCAGTTTTTACGGGCGCGCCCGATTTTGCCGCAGCCATGATCGTCACGCTGGCACGCTGGGCCGAGGCATTTGCCTCATTCATGCAGACGCTGTGATCCTGCATATCGACCAGGCTTTTGGCATCATAGCTTCCACAAACCTTGCGAACGGCACCTTTCAGGCGGCCCTGCAGAGTTGATTGACCATCTTCGCTATTCAGATCGAGATCGGCATAGTCGACGACGGCTGTACGCACGACCCGGCTCTGGGCACTGGCGCTGGCGGAAAATCCAGTTGCGGTCACGGCGATCGCAGCAGCAGCACAAAGGGTTTTGGTAAAAATTGAATTCGACATTTTTTCACTCCTCAAAATATTCTTGGGGCGATGCCGGAATTGGGGGGACCAGCACTACCCGTTAGGGGGTGAGGTCGGGAGCGGAATATCCATCGGGCCGGGGAAGGGCTGTCTGGAGAGACGTAGGGTTATGCTCCCGCCTCGCATTCCTAGGTAGCTGAGTGATGCCGGACGAGCATCCCGCGTTCGATAAACCGCCATTTTGATCGGCAAACGGCAGCGAGCTTCGACCAACGACAATTGCTGATCGACGAATCTAACATCATGTAACTTTTGTTACGAATCAACTGGTTACAGATGACACCATATCATGCTGTATTAGAGTACTAAATCAGCCCGGACAGCGGACTCGAGGGGTCCGCGTACATCCGGCGCCCCATCCGGCCCGACAAATAAGCCTCCCTCCCGGCCTCGACCGCAAGCCTCATTGCCCGCGCCATCCGCACCGGCTCTCTGGCCTCGGCAATGGCAGTGTTCATCAGCACACCGTCACAGCCGAGCTCCATCGCGACCGCCGCGTCGCTTGCGGTTCCGACGCCGGCATCGACCAGTACCGGCACATTGGCGCCTTCGACGATCAGCCGGATCGTTACCCGGTTCTGTATACCAAGCCCGGAACCGATCGGCGCGCCCAACGGCATGATCGCGACGGCACCAGCATCTTCCAGTTGCTTCGCCCCGATCGGATCATCGACACAATAGACCATCGGCTTGAACCCTTCCTTGGCCAGCACCTCGGTCGCCTCGAGCGTTTCGCGCATATTGGGATATAATGTCTTCGCCTCACCGAGCACTTCCAGCTTGACCAGGTCCCAGCCACCGGCCTCGCGCGCCAGCCGCAGCGTCCGGATTGCGTCCTCGGCGTTAAAACAGCCGGCGGTGTTCGGAAGATAGGTGATTTTCTTCGGATCAATATAGTCCATCAGCACCGGCTGGTTGCGGTCCATGACATTGACGCGCCGGACGGCCACGGTAACAATCTCCGCGCCGGATGCTTCGACGGCTGCGGCATTTTCGGCGAAGTCCTTATATTTGCCGGTACCGACGATCAGGCGCGACTTGAATGTCCGCCCCGCCACCGTCCAGCTGTCGTCACCGGAACCGCCGCCTACGAAATGGACGATTTCCAGTTCATCGCCCTGCTCGACCATGACATCTTCGAGAATCGACCGCGTGACAATTTCGCGATTGCGCTCGACCGCCACCTTGGCCGGATCAAGGTCGAGCGAACGCACCAGATCGGCAATCGAGCAACCCGCAGCAATCTTGTGGTCATCGCCGTTCAACCGGATCTGAATTTCAGCCATTTCGGTAACTTTCATGTCTTTGATCTCGCTTTTCAAAAACGAGCCATATAAAGAGGTCGCTCCAGTCGCAACCAAAAGCCTGTGGGAAGGACCAATATCTTGGCGGCCAAGACCATCTTTGTATTGAACGGACCCAATCTCAACCTGCTCGGCATGCGCGAACCGGAAATCTACGGTTCGGAAACGCTCGACGAGATAGCAGGGCAGATTGAGGACCATGCACAGACGCTGGGCTTTGCCGTCGATATTCGCCAGAGCAACCATGAAGGCCATCTGGTCGACTGGCTGCATGAAGCTTCGGCCGAAGACGCGCATGCCGTGATCCTCAA
Coding sequences within:
- a CDS encoding glucose 1-dehydrogenase gives rise to the protein MKSLFDVRGKIAVVTGGSSGIGAMMARGLIENGAKVYITARKEERLMAKAAELSELGECIAIPADLSHVEGIDALVAAISEREEKIDILINNAGANWSASIEDFPEKGWDKVMDINIKSIFFATQKFLPLLKASGTADDPARVINIASINGIRNSGMPTYAYTASKSGVIKLTEHLATDLAPYNINVNAIAPGFFPSNMTKQIVENDGMTKMAISQIPRGRMGAPEDIAGTALYLCSRASSWMIGQTLVLDGGMISRP
- a CDS encoding MaoC family dehydratase — encoded protein: MPTIKPSELESWKGKEVGVSDWVEVGQDRINTFADCTEDHQFIHIDEEKAKATPFGGTIAHGLLTLSLLPKLSAGTTLGLEGTVMGINYGFDKVRFLNPVRAGSKVRGRHTLVDAVEKQPGRWLLTYNVVVEIDGIETPALIATSLVMIVVG
- a CDS encoding SDR family NAD(P)-dependent oxidoreductase, coding for MSKVEFNDRVAIVTGAGAGLGREHAKELARRGVKVVVNDFGGARDGTGGSATVAEQVVAEIEAEGGEAMAAGCSVTDMPAVEKMVADAIAKWGHVDILVNNAGVLRDKSFHKMTMEDFQFVMDVHLTGSANCTKAVWDHMRERQYGRIVMTTSSTGLYGNFGQVNYGAAKLALVGMMNSLHQEGAGKGIHTNCISPVAATRMTEDIMPEEALKLLVPEAVTPAVVYLCSDGAPSKTILTAGAGGFAAAKIFETEGIWLPEDQRNAEGIAENIDQILDETGMQEYANGGGQGGKFFRRMQEVMKG
- a CDS encoding WS/DGAT/MGAT family O-acyltransferase encodes the protein MKQLSALDAMFAYTETANTPMHIGQLLIYDPSTAPGGKVGFKDILRYIEGRLDGARIFRQKLVRVPLDLDHPYWVDDANFDLEFHVRHIALPKPGDWRQLCIQAARIYARPMDMNKPLWEYTVIEGLDNVEGVPKGSFAVLHKMHHAAIDGQSGLQMTLALHDLDAEMKPRTFDMQFEPEKDPNPIALLAKAQFNNIANPVRGLQNLQKLIPMPKRLFDVQREYRQRDDAKGGIPKTRFNKKLSPHRVFDGREFSLSDIKTIREAFPGATVNDVMIAVVSGSMRGYLKAKDDLPDKTLKIGAPVSVRTDDDKDAAGNQVTMMQVGVGTHLADAGERLKFIMEETRRSKAMTQALGAKTLMELSGAMPAGLTAAGTKMMVRAGLVERLNPAVNTVVTNVPGPMVPMYFAGAKLVKSFGMGILAEGQGLFHVVTSYNGNVILTFLADRNIMPDPEFYATCISRSFADLMGAASKEKASAAKKAKAKKSKQPKKPKKRVASSAATAGRARMKSTSK
- a CDS encoding EAL domain-containing protein; the encoded protein is MPVSFNCSAILLTQSEFVDALFARLQKSRNLRGLVIMEITEENRVANIKVVAEICQMLGRYGLTVSIDDYGTGHSNLDRIAEIPFAELKLDKEIFWAFCNDRVPITVLGSIIDFCHMRGAKTVVEGIETSLHLEKARLLGADQGQGFYWGRAMPPQYLVKHWRGF
- the sciP gene encoding CtrA inhibitor SciP, which translates into the protein MEIGRQRKPEKVIGPFGEALSLKDLPKNTTTRWVIRRKAEVVAAVNGGLLSLEEACDRYDLLFEEFLSWQESIDKSGLAGLRISYLSKYRTEDRARQEKLERTGLQLPEDTRSDLH
- a CDS encoding UrcA family protein: MSNSIFTKTLCAAAAIAVTATGFSASASAQSRVVRTAVVDYADLDLNSEDGQSTLQGRLKGAVRKVCGSYDAKSLVDMQDHSVCMNEANASAQRASVTIMAAAKSGAPVKTAMVISN
- the thiS gene encoding sulfur carrier protein ThiS produces the protein MAEIQIRLNGDDHKIAAGCSIADLVRSLDLDPAKVAVERNREIVTRSILEDVMVEQGDELEIVHFVGGGSGDDSWTVAGRTFKSRLIVGTGKYKDFAENAAAVEASGAEIVTVAVRRVNVMDRNQPVLMDYIDPKKITYLPNTAGCFNAEDAIRTLRLAREAGGWDLVKLEVLGEAKTLYPNMRETLEATEVLAKEGFKPMVYCVDDPIGAKQLEDAGAVAIMPLGAPIGSGLGIQNRVTIRLIVEGANVPVLVDAGVGTASDAAVAMELGCDGVLMNTAIAEAREPVRMARAMRLAVEAGREAYLSGRMGRRMYADPSSPLSGLI
- the aroQ gene encoding type II 3-dehydroquinate dehydratase, producing MAAKTIFVLNGPNLNLLGMREPEIYGSETLDEIAGQIEDHAQTLGFAVDIRQSNHEGHLVDWLHEASAEDAHAVILNAGALTHTSVSLFDAIKAISTPVIEVHLSNPAAREEFRHKSFIAPVAKGSICGFGAFGYQLALDAASKF